One window of the Gambusia affinis linkage group LG13, SWU_Gaff_1.0, whole genome shotgun sequence genome contains the following:
- the abcg5 gene encoding ATP-binding cassette sub-family G member 5: protein MNRFYSLEAAEPRDETKAAGSFKFVSEAKRDVWRDGGEGRSEPSCCLGVRNVSYTVSERVGQWWDLPSCRKRWTRQILNDVSFHVDSGQIMGILGNSGSGKTTLLDAIAGRIGSSGTLLGEVFINGRKLKREEYQDCFSYVLQSDNLLSYLTVEETLTYTAQLALQKHSVEAIKKKVSAVMAELSLSHVAHSVIGGRIFPGISGGERRRVSIASQLLQDPRVILLDEPTTGLDSMTANQIVVLLAELARRNRIVIVTIHQPRSELFRVFTRIAIMSRGELVFCGQPAEMVDFFSQCGYECPEYCNPFDIYVDFTSVDTRSSEREAATFSRMHEITSSYQRSTIYQNMLDKMEQSLQISDKLAIPFKNKESPNCAAKLGVLVRRTVRNLSRDRIGVIMRLSQNLIYGFFVAFFVIHLDMDPTKGAVQDRIGMIYQCVAASPYTGMLNAVSLFPALRAISDQESQDGLYSKWQMFLAYIVHILPFSVLSVVIFSSFIYWTVGMHPDMWRFLCFTAVVLVPHITGELLTVVLLGVVQDPNMVNTGMALLNIAGILVGSGFLRSTEQMPVVFQWLSYLTFQKYSCELLIVTEFLDLEFNCNGTKSLPGACVITSGDQIIDMGYPGALSRYTLDFVLLYSFLPALVVMGVISFRIRDKLIRH, encoded by the exons ATGAACAGATTTTATTCCCTGGAGGCGGCGGAGCCACGGGATGAGACGAAAGCTGCGGGGTCGTTCAAGTTCGTGTCCGAGGCGAAGAGGGACGTGTGGAGGGACGGCGGAGAGGGGAGGTCGGAGCCGTCCTGTTGTCTCGGTGTCAGAAACGTTTCCTACACTGTCAG tgAGCGAGTTGGACAATGGTGGGACTTACCCTCCTGCAGGAAGAGGTGGACCCGTCAGATCCTCAATGATGTCTCTTTCCACGTAGACAGTGGGCAGATCatgggcattctgggtaattcAG GCTCGGGGAAAACAACACTGTTGGATGCCATTGCTGGCCGGATCGGTAGCTCCGGCACCCTGCTGGGTGAGGTCTTCATCAACGGCAGAAAGCTGAAGAGAGAAGAATATCAGGACTGTTTCTCCTATGTCTtgcag agTGATAACTTGCTGAGTTATTTGACAGTGGAGGAGACCCTGACTTACACTGCCCAGCTGGCCCTGCAGAAACACTCAGTGGAGGCCATCAAGAAAAAG GTGTCGGCAGTGATGGCCGAGTTGAGTCTCAGTCACGTGGCGCACAGTGTTATTGGAGGTCGAATTTTCCCTGGGATCTCTGGCGGTGAGAGACGGAGGGTCTCCATCGCCAGCCAGTTACTCCAGGATCCAC GGGTGATCTTACTGGACGAGCCAACCACCGGCCTGGACAGCATGACGGCCAATCAGATCGTGGTGCTGCTGGCAGAGCTGGCTAGGAGGAACCGCATCGTCATAGTGACCATCCATCAGCCACGCTCGGAGCTCTTCAGG GTGTTCACCAGGATCGCCATAATGAGTCGGGGAGAGCTGGTGTTTTGTGGTCAGCCGGCGGAAATGGTGGATTTCTTCAGCCAGTGTGGATATGAGTGCCCAGAGTACTGCAACCCTTTTGATATCTACG TCGACTTCACCTCTGTGGACACGCGCAGCAGTGAGAGGGAGGCCGCCACTTTCAGTCGGATGCACGAGATCACGTCGTCCTATCAGAGGTCGACCATCTACCAGAACATGCTGGACAAAATGGAGCAGAGCCTGCAGATCTCAGACAAACTTGCCATCCCCTTCAAGAACAAAGAGTCACCCAACTGCGCTGCCAAGCTTGGAGTTCTGGTTAG gcGAACAGTCCGAAACCTCTCCAGAGACAGGATTGGTGTGATCATGCGTCTGTCCCAGAACCTGATCTATGGTTTCTTTGTGGCCTTCTTCGTCATCCATCTAGACATGGATCCGACCAAGGGTGCAGTGCAGGACCGAATAGGAATGATCTATCAGTGTGTGGCTGCTTCGCCTTATACTGGCATGCTCAATGCTGTCTCTCTCT TCCCCGCGCTGCGAGCCATCAGCGATCAGGAGAGCCAGGACGGCCTGTACAGTAAATGGCAAATGTTCTTGGCCTACATTGTCCACATCTTGCCCTTCAGCGTCCTGAGTGTCGTCATCTTCAGCTCCTTTATTTATTG GACGGTGGGGATGCACCCGGACATGTGGcgctttttgtgttttactgctgTGGTTCTTGTTCCCCATATAACAG GGGAGTTGTTGACGGTGGTTCTGCTAGGAGTGGTCCAGGACCCCAACATGGTCAATACTGGGATGGCTTTACTTAACATTGCAGGAATCCTGGTGGGATCTGGTTTCCTCAG AAGCACAGAGCAGATGCCGGTGGTATTTCAGTGGCTCAGTTACCTCACTTTCCAGAAATACAGCTGTGAACTTCTCATTGTCACCGAGTTCCTCGATCTGGAGTTCAACTGCA ACGGAACCAAATCCTTACCAGGAGCCTGTGTGATCACTTCAGGGGATCAGATCATTGACATGGGCTATCCCGGTGCTTTGTCGCGGTACACACTAGACTTTGTTCTCCTCTACTCCTTCCTCCCTGCTTTGGTTGTGATGGGAGTGATCAGCTTCAGGATCAGGGATAAACTCATCCGCCACTAA
- the dync2li1 gene encoding cytoplasmic dynein 2 light intermediate chain 1 isoform X4 has protein sequence MAKTRADTLWELAAAEVQSQESGAGEGDGGETVCERSVFLIGSKTGGKTSILLRCLERDEPPKPTLALEYTFGRRAKGHNTPKDIAHLWELGGGTSLSDLIQIPITPDSIRSLSFVLVLDLSKPNALWGTMEKLLNAAQAHVEKVFSEAQKSKPGGKRQKAAHPAARVLPKDYPDRELISPFPVPLLIIGSKYDLFQDFDSDEKKVIRKTLRFLAHYYAASLIFTSIKSESLMSKTKSFFSHLAFGLDRGKTVSCDSGKPLIIPAGSDSFSQIGSPPSTDIDITSLHAKNPKDLWKKVYERVFPSESHSEQRELKDPAKDPQYSEPQIDAMRAQKDQELEQYKRNAAKSWKELQLET, from the exons ATGGCAAAAACGAG AGCAGACACGCTTTGGGAGCTGGCAGCGGCTGAGGTCCAGAGTCAGGAGAGTGGAGCTGGAGAGGGGGACGGAGGAGAGACGGTCTGCGAAAGGAGTGTGTTTCTGATAGGGAGCAAAACTGGG GGTAAAACGTCAATTCTCCTCAGATGTCTGGAGAG AGATGAGCCACCAAAGCCAACTCTAGCGCTGGAGTATACGTTTGGCAGGCGGGCCAAAGGACACAACACA CCCAAAGATATAGCCCACCTGTGGGAACTGGGAGGGGGAACTTCTCTCTCGGACCTCATCCAGATCCCCATCACTCCAGACAGTATAAG GTCTCTTTCTTTTGTGCTCGTTCTGGACCTGTCCAAACCCAACGCTCTGTGGGGAACCATGGAGAAACTTCTGAATGCAGCTCAAGCTCATGTGGAAAAAGTCTTTTCTGAGGCACAGAAGTCCAAACCTGGAGGCAAACGGCAGAAGGCTGCTCACCCAGCAGCTCGGGTCTTACCAAAAGATTACCCG GACAGAGAGCTGATCAGTCCTTTTCCTGTTCCACTGCTCATCATCGGCAGCAAATATGACCTCTTTCAG GACTTTGACTCTGACGAGAAGAAAGTTATTAGAAAAACCCTCCGTTTTCTTGCCCACTATTACGCAGCCTCTCTGATC TTCACTAGCATTAAATCAGAGAGCCTCATGTCTAAAACCAAGAGCTTCTTCTCACATCTGGCGTTTGGTCTGGACAGAGG GAAAACAGTTTCCTGTGACTCAGGTAAACCTCTCATCATCCCAGCTGGCTCTGACTCTTTCAGCCAAATAG GGTCGCCTCCTTCAACTGACATCGACATAACGTCTCTACATGCCAAAAACCCAAAGGATCTGTGGAAGAAAGTGTACGAGCGAGTCTTTCCCAGTGAG AGCCACAGTGAGCAGAGAGAGCTGAAAGATCCAGCCAAAGACCCACAGTACAGTGAGCCTCAGATTGATGCAATGAGAGCACAAAAAGATCAG GAGTTGGAGCAGTacaaaagaaatgcagcaaagtCATGGAAAGAACTGCAGCTGGAGACGTAA
- the dync2li1 gene encoding cytoplasmic dynein 2 light intermediate chain 1 isoform X3: MAKTRADTLWELAAAEVQSQESGAGEGDGGETVCERSVFLIGSKTGGKTSILLRCLERDEPPKPTLALEYTFGRRAKGHNTPKDIAHLWELGGGTSLSDLIQIPITPDSIRSLSFVLVLDLSKPNALWGTMEKLLNAAQAHVEKVFSEAQKSKPGGKRQKAAHPAARVLPKDYPDRELISPFPVPLLIIGSKYDLFQDFDSDEKKVIRKTLRFLAHYYAASLIFTSIKSESLMSKTKSFFSHLAFGLDRGKTVSCDSGKPLIIPAGSDSFSQIGSPPSTDIDITSLHAKNPKDLWKKVYERVFPSEVSHSEQRELKDPAKDPQYSEPQIDAMRAQKDQELEQYKRNAAKSWKELQLET, encoded by the exons ATGGCAAAAACGAG AGCAGACACGCTTTGGGAGCTGGCAGCGGCTGAGGTCCAGAGTCAGGAGAGTGGAGCTGGAGAGGGGGACGGAGGAGAGACGGTCTGCGAAAGGAGTGTGTTTCTGATAGGGAGCAAAACTGGG GGTAAAACGTCAATTCTCCTCAGATGTCTGGAGAG AGATGAGCCACCAAAGCCAACTCTAGCGCTGGAGTATACGTTTGGCAGGCGGGCCAAAGGACACAACACA CCCAAAGATATAGCCCACCTGTGGGAACTGGGAGGGGGAACTTCTCTCTCGGACCTCATCCAGATCCCCATCACTCCAGACAGTATAAG GTCTCTTTCTTTTGTGCTCGTTCTGGACCTGTCCAAACCCAACGCTCTGTGGGGAACCATGGAGAAACTTCTGAATGCAGCTCAAGCTCATGTGGAAAAAGTCTTTTCTGAGGCACAGAAGTCCAAACCTGGAGGCAAACGGCAGAAGGCTGCTCACCCAGCAGCTCGGGTCTTACCAAAAGATTACCCG GACAGAGAGCTGATCAGTCCTTTTCCTGTTCCACTGCTCATCATCGGCAGCAAATATGACCTCTTTCAG GACTTTGACTCTGACGAGAAGAAAGTTATTAGAAAAACCCTCCGTTTTCTTGCCCACTATTACGCAGCCTCTCTGATC TTCACTAGCATTAAATCAGAGAGCCTCATGTCTAAAACCAAGAGCTTCTTCTCACATCTGGCGTTTGGTCTGGACAGAGG GAAAACAGTTTCCTGTGACTCAGGTAAACCTCTCATCATCCCAGCTGGCTCTGACTCTTTCAGCCAAATAG GGTCGCCTCCTTCAACTGACATCGACATAACGTCTCTACATGCCAAAAACCCAAAGGATCTGTGGAAGAAAGTGTACGAGCGAGTCTTTCCCAGTGAGGTA AGCCACAGTGAGCAGAGAGAGCTGAAAGATCCAGCCAAAGACCCACAGTACAGTGAGCCTCAGATTGATGCAATGAGAGCACAAAAAGATCAG GAGTTGGAGCAGTacaaaagaaatgcagcaaagtCATGGAAAGAACTGCAGCTGGAGACGTAA
- the dync2li1 gene encoding cytoplasmic dynein 2 light intermediate chain 1 isoform X2 produces the protein MAKTRADTLWELAAAEVQSQESGAGEGDGGETVCERSVFLIGSKTGGKTSILLRCLERDEPPKPTLALEYTFGRRAKGHNTSSSFLFQPKDIAHLWELGGGTSLSDLIQIPITPDSIRSLSFVLVLDLSKPNALWGTMEKLLNAAQAHVEKVFSEAQKSKPGGKRQKAAHPAARVLPKDYPDRELISPFPVPLLIIGSKYDLFQDFDSDEKKVIRKTLRFLAHYYAASLIFTSIKSESLMSKTKSFFSHLAFGLDRGKTVSCDSGKPLIIPAGSDSFSQIGSPPSTDIDITSLHAKNPKDLWKKVYERVFPSESHSEQRELKDPAKDPQYSEPQIDAMRAQKDQELEQYKRNAAKSWKELQLET, from the exons ATGGCAAAAACGAG AGCAGACACGCTTTGGGAGCTGGCAGCGGCTGAGGTCCAGAGTCAGGAGAGTGGAGCTGGAGAGGGGGACGGAGGAGAGACGGTCTGCGAAAGGAGTGTGTTTCTGATAGGGAGCAAAACTGGG GGTAAAACGTCAATTCTCCTCAGATGTCTGGAGAG AGATGAGCCACCAAAGCCAACTCTAGCGCTGGAGTATACGTTTGGCAGGCGGGCCAAAGGACACAACACA AGCTCCTCTTTCCTCTTTCAGCCCAAAGATATAGCCCACCTGTGGGAACTGGGAGGGGGAACTTCTCTCTCGGACCTCATCCAGATCCCCATCACTCCAGACAGTATAAG GTCTCTTTCTTTTGTGCTCGTTCTGGACCTGTCCAAACCCAACGCTCTGTGGGGAACCATGGAGAAACTTCTGAATGCAGCTCAAGCTCATGTGGAAAAAGTCTTTTCTGAGGCACAGAAGTCCAAACCTGGAGGCAAACGGCAGAAGGCTGCTCACCCAGCAGCTCGGGTCTTACCAAAAGATTACCCG GACAGAGAGCTGATCAGTCCTTTTCCTGTTCCACTGCTCATCATCGGCAGCAAATATGACCTCTTTCAG GACTTTGACTCTGACGAGAAGAAAGTTATTAGAAAAACCCTCCGTTTTCTTGCCCACTATTACGCAGCCTCTCTGATC TTCACTAGCATTAAATCAGAGAGCCTCATGTCTAAAACCAAGAGCTTCTTCTCACATCTGGCGTTTGGTCTGGACAGAGG GAAAACAGTTTCCTGTGACTCAGGTAAACCTCTCATCATCCCAGCTGGCTCTGACTCTTTCAGCCAAATAG GGTCGCCTCCTTCAACTGACATCGACATAACGTCTCTACATGCCAAAAACCCAAAGGATCTGTGGAAGAAAGTGTACGAGCGAGTCTTTCCCAGTGAG AGCCACAGTGAGCAGAGAGAGCTGAAAGATCCAGCCAAAGACCCACAGTACAGTGAGCCTCAGATTGATGCAATGAGAGCACAAAAAGATCAG GAGTTGGAGCAGTacaaaagaaatgcagcaaagtCATGGAAAGAACTGCAGCTGGAGACGTAA
- the dync2li1 gene encoding cytoplasmic dynein 2 light intermediate chain 1 isoform X1, with the protein MAKTRADTLWELAAAEVQSQESGAGEGDGGETVCERSVFLIGSKTGGKTSILLRCLERDEPPKPTLALEYTFGRRAKGHNTSSSFLFQPKDIAHLWELGGGTSLSDLIQIPITPDSIRSLSFVLVLDLSKPNALWGTMEKLLNAAQAHVEKVFSEAQKSKPGGKRQKAAHPAARVLPKDYPDRELISPFPVPLLIIGSKYDLFQDFDSDEKKVIRKTLRFLAHYYAASLIFTSIKSESLMSKTKSFFSHLAFGLDRGKTVSCDSGKPLIIPAGSDSFSQIGSPPSTDIDITSLHAKNPKDLWKKVYERVFPSEVSHSEQRELKDPAKDPQYSEPQIDAMRAQKDQELEQYKRNAAKSWKELQLET; encoded by the exons ATGGCAAAAACGAG AGCAGACACGCTTTGGGAGCTGGCAGCGGCTGAGGTCCAGAGTCAGGAGAGTGGAGCTGGAGAGGGGGACGGAGGAGAGACGGTCTGCGAAAGGAGTGTGTTTCTGATAGGGAGCAAAACTGGG GGTAAAACGTCAATTCTCCTCAGATGTCTGGAGAG AGATGAGCCACCAAAGCCAACTCTAGCGCTGGAGTATACGTTTGGCAGGCGGGCCAAAGGACACAACACA AGCTCCTCTTTCCTCTTTCAGCCCAAAGATATAGCCCACCTGTGGGAACTGGGAGGGGGAACTTCTCTCTCGGACCTCATCCAGATCCCCATCACTCCAGACAGTATAAG GTCTCTTTCTTTTGTGCTCGTTCTGGACCTGTCCAAACCCAACGCTCTGTGGGGAACCATGGAGAAACTTCTGAATGCAGCTCAAGCTCATGTGGAAAAAGTCTTTTCTGAGGCACAGAAGTCCAAACCTGGAGGCAAACGGCAGAAGGCTGCTCACCCAGCAGCTCGGGTCTTACCAAAAGATTACCCG GACAGAGAGCTGATCAGTCCTTTTCCTGTTCCACTGCTCATCATCGGCAGCAAATATGACCTCTTTCAG GACTTTGACTCTGACGAGAAGAAAGTTATTAGAAAAACCCTCCGTTTTCTTGCCCACTATTACGCAGCCTCTCTGATC TTCACTAGCATTAAATCAGAGAGCCTCATGTCTAAAACCAAGAGCTTCTTCTCACATCTGGCGTTTGGTCTGGACAGAGG GAAAACAGTTTCCTGTGACTCAGGTAAACCTCTCATCATCCCAGCTGGCTCTGACTCTTTCAGCCAAATAG GGTCGCCTCCTTCAACTGACATCGACATAACGTCTCTACATGCCAAAAACCCAAAGGATCTGTGGAAGAAAGTGTACGAGCGAGTCTTTCCCAGTGAGGTA AGCCACAGTGAGCAGAGAGAGCTGAAAGATCCAGCCAAAGACCCACAGTACAGTGAGCCTCAGATTGATGCAATGAGAGCACAAAAAGATCAG GAGTTGGAGCAGTacaaaagaaatgcagcaaagtCATGGAAAGAACTGCAGCTGGAGACGTAA
- the lyrm7 gene encoding complex III assembly factor LYRM7, which translates to MGTRLKVLSVFKKLHRTRMDVFREDERALTAAKLKINEEFKKNKNETSEENIEKMIKMGSDVEAVLRETVLQVEHVAENKLLLRPREGLLLENVPYCDEPRKKS; encoded by the exons ATGGGGACTCGTTTGAAG GTCCTAAGCGTATTCAAAAAACTGCACAGAACAAGAATGGATGTATTCAGAGAGGATGAAAGAGCTTTGACAG ctgcaaagTTAAAGATCAACGAGGagttcaagaaaaacaaaaatgaaacgtCAGAGGAAAACATCGAAAAG ATGATTAAAATGGGCTCTGATGTGGAAGCTGTTCTTCGTGAGACGGTGCTGCAAGTGGAACACGTTGCAGAAAACAAGCTCT TGCTTCGACCTAGAGAGGGTCTACTGTTGGAAAATGTGCCCTATTGTGATGAACCCAGGAAAAAATCATGA
- the hint1 gene encoding histidine triad nucleotide-binding protein 1, giving the protein MADETAKAQVAQPGGDTIFGKIIRKEIPVDLLYEDDQCVAFNDISPQAPTHILVVPKKPIVQLSQAEEVDAALLGHLLIVSKKVAQSAGLSKGYRIVINDGPDGGQSVYHIHVHVLGGRGMGWPPG; this is encoded by the exons ATGGCCGATGAAACGGCGAAAGCGCAGGTTGCCCAGCCGGGTGGAGACACAATATTTGGAAAAATCATCCGCAAAGAAATTCCTGTTGACCTCCTCTATGAAGACGATCAG TGTGTCGCCTTCAATGACATTTCTCCACAAGCTCCGACTCACATCCTGGTGGTCCCAAAGAAACCAATTGTTCAGCTGTCGCAAGCCGAGGAAGTCGATGCTGCA TTGTTGGGCCACTTGCTGATCGTTTCAAAAAAGGTCGCTCAAAGTGCAGGCCTGTCAAAGGGCTACCGGATCGTCATCAACGACGGGCCTGATGGAGGCCAGTCTGTCTACCACATCCACGTCCATGTGTTGGGTGGACGCGGTATGGGATGGCCCCCAGGCtaa